The Bacillus sp. Bos-x628 genome segment AAATTCCATTTCTCGTTGCTTTTCTTCATCTAGATTCAGCTCTTCCCCATATTGCTTTGCCGATTGTCTTGATCAGCATGTGGATGTGCAAGCAGGTTCTGCGTAATCATCTGTCTAAACACGATTTCACCTTCAATGTTGAGTCCATGAATTTTTTCAAATAATTAAAAAAAGAAAACACAGTCGCTAATCTCTTTTATGCGCGGACATAAATAATAAGGCAAGAATACGTTTAAAATCGAATGCGATTACCAAACTATGAAACCAACCGAAAATTGAAGTATCCATTTAATCACTATGAAAAAATCCGCCATTGTGCGGATTTTTTGATTACTTGATTTTTCCAAAATAATGACAAAAGCCTCATCATAAATACCCCTTTCATCCGATATGATTGGAGTACAAAAGAAAGCGTTATCAATTCTTTTGTCTCTGAAAAAGTACAAGATCTGAACGACTCTCATACTTTTTCTTCATGTCAAATATGTATCTATAAAAGGAGGATCTTTATGTTGAATTGGTTCAAACCAGCCCCGCATATTGAAAAGCTTGATGATGCCAAGATAGACGAAACCTATAAACGGTTACGCCTGCAAGTCTTTTTAGGGATTTTTATTGGCTATGCCGGCTACTATTTGCTGCGCAAAAATTTCGCCTTTGCCATCCCTTATTTACAGGAGGAAGGGTTCACGAAAAGTGAATTAGGCTTTGTCCTAGCGGCAGTCTCCATTGCCTATGGATTTAGTAAATTCATCATGGGGATGATCTCTGACCGCTGTAACCCTAGATACTTTTTAGCGACCGGACTTTTTCTATCCGCTCTCATCAATATCTTATTTGTCTCATTTCCATGGGTGACATCCAGTGTATGGATCATGTTTTTATTCATGTTTTTAAACGGCTGGTTTCAGGGAATGGGCTGGCCGCCATGCGGACGTACGATGGCGCATTGGTTTTCTATTAGTGAACGAGGAACGAAGATGTCCATTTGGAACGTCGCTCATAATATCGGCGGGGGAATCCTTGCACCGCTCATTACATTAGGCATTGTGCTGTTTGCTACTTGGAAAAGTATCTTTTTCTTCCCTGCCATCACTGCCATTATTGTTTCTTTCGTCATCATTCTTCTCGTACGAGACACGCCGCAATCTGTTGGTCTCCCGCCAATTGAAGAATATCGAAATGACTATCCAGCCCAGAAATATGAAGATCAGGAAAAAGAATTAACAGTGAAGGAAATCTTGTTTAAATATGTACTGAACAACAAATTCCTTTGGTATATCGCCATTGCCAACATCTTTGTTTATTTCGTCCGTTATGGCGTCGTTGACTGGGCACCAACATATTTGACGGAAGCAAAAGGTTTCTCACCAGAGAATTCCCGCTGGTCTTATTTCCTTTATGAGTATGCCGGCATACCAGGCACACTATTGTGCGGATGGATCAGTGACCGCTTCTTTAGAAGCCGCCGCGCTCCAGCAGGCGTGATCTTTATGGCAGGTGTTCTCATTGCTGTACTCATCTATTGGTTAAACCCAGCTGGCAATCCAATGGTCGATAACATTGCACTCATCAGCATTGGCTTTTTGATCTATGGGCCTGTCATGCTCATTGGACTGCAAGCAATTGACCTCGCCCCTAAAAAAGCAGCTGGCACCGCTGCCGGACTAACAGGTTTCTTCGGTTATATTGGTGGCTCTGCCTTTGCCAATGCGATGATGGGTGTTGTTGTTGATCACTATGACTGGACAGGAGGCTTCATTTTACTCATCAGTTCATGTGTGCTTGCCATCGTTTTCCTTGCAATGACGTGGAATACAGGCAAGCGGGTAGAGACAGCTTAATAAAACTCACATAAAAGATTTATATCCACCCAACATGCTCTTTACATCTATTTTTTATGATAGAGGCAGTTACCGTAAAAGGAGGATAAAAAATGAAGAAAAGTAGATTTCTTTCTTTTGTGTTACTCTCTTTTGCTTTGCTGTCTTTTGCGTGGGTGCCGACAACCATATCGGCACACGAAAATCTTTTATCTCCAGATCTTATCCTAACCGTTGCACATCGCGGAGCATCAGGGTATGCACCAGAGCATACCCTTGCTTCCTATAGACTCGCCACAAAGATGAATGCGGATTACCTCGAACTCGACGTTCAAATGACAAAAGATGGACACCTCATCGTCATGCATGATGAAACCGTTGACCGGACAACAAACGGAACAGGCTGGGTCAAAGACCTCACACTTGCCGAAATCAAACAGCTCGATGCTGGGGCATGGTTTAACGAAGCCAACCCCGACAAACAAAATGCCAACTATATTGGACAGCAAGTCCTCACATTAGATGAGGTATTGCGCTATTTCGGCAAACGAGAGAATTATTATATTGAAACAAAAAAACCAGACCTTTACCCGCAAGTGGAAGAAAAGCTATTGGCCACCTTAAAGAAACATCATCTTCTCGGAAAACATACGAGAAAAGGGCAGGTCATCATTCAATCCTTTAGTCAAGACAGCCTGCTAAAACTACAAAAACTTGCCCCTCACCTTCCGAAAGTACAGCTCTTAGACAGAGCCCAAATGACGGCCATCACAGACGATCAGCTCGACTTCATCAAAACTTACGCAGTGGGTATCGGACCGAATTTTAGAGCATTAACTCTTGAGAATGTGCAGCAGGTCAGAAGCCACGGGCTCCTTCTTCATCCATATACAGTAAACAGCGAAGCAGACATGACCCGTCTTCTGCAATATGGCGTCACCGGCCTTTTCACCAATTTTCCAGATGTCTTTCAGCGTGTAAAAGCCTCGCTGTAAACAACAAAAGCCTTGCGGTGAACCGCAAGGCTCTTTATTATCTCACTATTTGATCAGCTGATGCTGTTTGGATCGGTTTCCGCTTTCCAATACCAAATGCATAAAAGCTAAGCGCCACTAAAGCCAAGAACACAATCCCTACAATAAGAGAAATACGCGTATCTTGATTAAAATACATAAACACAAGGACCAACAACAAAAAACCAATCGTGACATAATTAGAGATTGGGGCAAGCGGCAGCTTAAATGGATGACCATCAAGTGCTGCACCCTTTACCTTTCGAAAACCAATATGACTAATCAAAATCACAAACCAAGGCACCATACCTGGAAGTACACTCGCACTATACACATAGACGAAAATATTTGGAGGAGAAACATAATTCAGGACAACTCCTACCGCCAAACCAACAAGCACAGCGATTGTACCAAAATACGGCACACCGTTCTTTGAGATTTTTGTAAAGAAGGCTGGCGCCTGTCCATTCATACCTAACGTATAAAGCATACGCCCCGCACTGAAAATACCACTGTTACAGCCAGACATAGCTGCTGTAATCACGACGAAGTTAATAATACCAGCAGCCGCTGTAATACCGATTTTCGCAAACGTCGCCACAAATGGACTGCCAAGGGTATTCAGCTGATCCCAAGGATACACTGTCACAATGACAAAGATCGCACCAATATAAAAAATCAAAATACGCCAGATGATACTTTGAATTGCACTTGTCAGCGTTTTTTGCGGATTTTTTGCCTCACCTGCCGTAATCCCGATCAGTTCAACCCCTTGATAGGCCGCAATGACAAGAGACAGCGCAAAGAAGAAGCCACTCATTCCACCCGTAAAGAAACCGCCATGCGTCCAAAGATTAGACAAACCAATAGCTGTTCCACCATTTCCAAATCCAAAGAAAATAATGCCTAGACCCGCAATAATCATCAAGATAATCGTCACAATCTTGATCATCGCAAACCAAAATTCAAACTCACCGAAAGATTTCACTGAAATTAAATTAGCCGCACCTAAAATGATCATTGCAATCAAACCTGGAAGCCAAGCCGGTAATTCCGGGAACCAATATTTCATATACGTTCCGACGGCAATCATTTCAGACATCCCGACAATGACCCACTGGAACCAGTTACTCCAAGCGGTCATATACCCCGCAAGCGGATGAATATATTGATGTCCAAATGTAGCAAACGATCCAGTACTCGGTTCAAGATATAACATTTCTCCCATGGCACGCATAATAAAAAAGATAAAGACTCCACACACCGCGTACGCAAGGAGTACCGACGGACCTGTCCATTGAATGGCACTGGCTGATCCCATAAAAAGACCAACACCAATCGTACCGCCAAGTGCAATCATTTGAATATGACGCGAACTTAACCCTCTCTTTAATCCCTTTTGAACCACTTTTCTTCCCCCCTCATCAACATAAAACATAAAAAAATCAGAATGTTCATTCTGATTACGAATCATCAATCTATTGATGTATATTATCATAATAAATCTACCCTTAAAAAACAATTGTTTTTTTGAGGGAAACACTATTTTCCTAATATTCCGAAATTAAAACCCCTTCAATTTTGTTATTTACATATAAAGAATTTAGTAATCTAGCATCACTAAATATATTTTTAAACATGACCTTCTTCTACTAAGTGAAGACAGAACAATGATAAATAAAAAAAGACAGAATCATTTTGATGGTAGTCGACTTACCAGCACCATTTTTTCAGACCCTGTGTCAAAGCTTTTCTTTACTTGTAAATCAAGTTCTTGAACTGAAAAGTCTTTGAATCGTTTTGAAACCTCTTTGAATTCAATTACATGTTCCACTCATCTCACTCCCCATATAAGAACCTTAATAACTGCTGCAATTCATCAAAAGATAAGCCTAATTCCTTGCCGTTTGTGACAACCGCTCCAAGCTGTTCCTCAATCACCTTCAATTTTTTCTCTCTCATGACCTCTAGGTTTTGCTCCG includes the following:
- the glpT gene encoding glycerol-3-phosphate transporter, giving the protein MLNWFKPAPHIEKLDDAKIDETYKRLRLQVFLGIFIGYAGYYLLRKNFAFAIPYLQEEGFTKSELGFVLAAVSIAYGFSKFIMGMISDRCNPRYFLATGLFLSALINILFVSFPWVTSSVWIMFLFMFLNGWFQGMGWPPCGRTMAHWFSISERGTKMSIWNVAHNIGGGILAPLITLGIVLFATWKSIFFFPAITAIIVSFVIILLVRDTPQSVGLPPIEEYRNDYPAQKYEDQEKELTVKEILFKYVLNNKFLWYIAIANIFVYFVRYGVVDWAPTYLTEAKGFSPENSRWSYFLYEYAGIPGTLLCGWISDRFFRSRRAPAGVIFMAGVLIAVLIYWLNPAGNPMVDNIALISIGFLIYGPVMLIGLQAIDLAPKKAAGTAAGLTGFFGYIGGSAFANAMMGVVVDHYDWTGGFILLISSCVLAIVFLAMTWNTGKRVETA
- a CDS encoding amino acid permease — its product is MVQKGLKRGLSSRHIQMIALGGTIGVGLFMGSASAIQWTGPSVLLAYAVCGVFIFFIMRAMGEMLYLEPSTGSFATFGHQYIHPLAGYMTAWSNWFQWVIVGMSEMIAVGTYMKYWFPELPAWLPGLIAMIILGAANLISVKSFGEFEFWFAMIKIVTIILMIIAGLGIIFFGFGNGGTAIGLSNLWTHGGFFTGGMSGFFFALSLVIAAYQGVELIGITAGEAKNPQKTLTSAIQSIIWRILIFYIGAIFVIVTVYPWDQLNTLGSPFVATFAKIGITAAAGIINFVVITAAMSGCNSGIFSAGRMLYTLGMNGQAPAFFTKISKNGVPYFGTIAVLVGLAVGVVLNYVSPPNIFVYVYSASVLPGMVPWFVILISHIGFRKVKGAALDGHPFKLPLAPISNYVTIGFLLLVLVFMYFNQDTRISLIVGIVFLALVALSFYAFGIGKRKPIQTASADQIVR
- a CDS encoding glycerophosphodiester phosphodiesterase, coding for MKKSRFLSFVLLSFALLSFAWVPTTISAHENLLSPDLILTVAHRGASGYAPEHTLASYRLATKMNADYLELDVQMTKDGHLIVMHDETVDRTTNGTGWVKDLTLAEIKQLDAGAWFNEANPDKQNANYIGQQVLTLDEVLRYFGKRENYYIETKKPDLYPQVEEKLLATLKKHHLLGKHTRKGQVIIQSFSQDSLLKLQKLAPHLPKVQLLDRAQMTAITDDQLDFIKTYAVGIGPNFRALTLENVQQVRSHGLLLHPYTVNSEADMTRLLQYGVTGLFTNFPDVFQRVKASL